Proteins encoded by one window of Cydia fagiglandana chromosome Z, ilCydFagi1.1, whole genome shotgun sequence:
- the LOC134678151 gene encoding uncharacterized protein LOC134678151: MFVSLFCFTILALARAESFCSDNVRWSHRLNIENAYGVWHGVAFAQHTPDMTNKPLDVGCVTLYISDATGDYQFDWLDWSVRQRYNASNWWSLGSNPWDSPPGPLYQSRRRRDLFQQRRIRVLWDEDGETMEQTYDYSPEDPGLWTIEQWRPGERELRARGVDLWYPDDPPRHPEVVRLLKLTPDEMIINHCTELGDGGIFSLLLRRFPVRVRRWERLEWQQFLMSYGLSHPYRYLSVCAACTPVTSLLCFFATTTLLRLF; encoded by the exons ATGTTCGTTTCACTGTTTTGCTTTACCATACTAGCGCTAGCTAGAGCGGAATCTTTCTGTAGTGACAACGTGCGATGGTCGCATCGGTTGAACATAGAAAACGCGTACGGGGTGTGGCACGGCGTCGCCTTCGCGCAGCACACCCCAGACATGACCAATAAACCCCTGGACGTGGGCTGCGTCACCCTTTACATCAGCGATGCTACTGGCGATTACCAATTCGATTGGCTCGATTGGAGC GTTAGACAAAGATACAACGCCAGCAACTGGTGGTCTCTCGGCAGCAACCCTTGGGACTCGCCGCCGGGCCCGTTGTACCagtcgcgccgccgccgggacCTCTTCCAGCAGCGGCGCATCCGCGTGCTGTGGGACGAGGACGGCGAGACCATGGAACAGACCTACGACTACTCGCCCGAGGATCCGGGCCTGTGGACCATCGAACAGTGGAGGCCTGGTGAAAGGGAGTTAAGAGCTAGGGGTGTAG ATTTGTGGTATCCTGACGACCCTCCAAGGCACCCTGAAGTGGTCCGTCTGCTGAAACTAACTCCCGATGAGATGATAATCAACCACTGCACAGAACTTGGGGACGGCGGGATATTCTCCTTGCTCTTGCGCAGGTTTCCGGTCCGAGTGAGGCGCTGGGAGAGGCTCGAGTGGCAGCAGTTCCTCATGAGCTACGGGCTCAGCCACCCGTATCGGTACTTATCGGTGTGTGCGGCTTGTACTCCTGTCACTTCTCTACTATGCTTCTTTGCCACAACAACTttattaagattattttaa